From the Moraxella sp. FZFQ2102 genome, the window CAAAGTGCTCGCCAGCACCTTACCTGCTTCCATTGGCCCACCAGAGACAAAGATGGTCGGGATATTCAGACGCATCGCTGCCATCAGCATACCCGGGGTGATTTTGTCGCAGTTTGAGATACAGACCAGTGCATCAGCGCAGTGGGCATTGACCATATATTCGACGCTATCAGCAATCAAATCACGGCTAGGCAAGCTATACAGCATACCGCCATGACCCATCGCGATGCCATCATCGACAGCGATGGTGTTGAACTCTTTGGCGACACCACCGGCAGCTTCGATCTCACGAGCGACCAACTGACCTAAGTCCTTAAGATGCACATGACCTGGCACGAACTGAGTGAATGAGTTGGCGATGGCGATGATTGGCTTGTTAAAATCGTCATCCGTCATACCGGTGGCACGCCATAGGGCACGAGCACCTGCCATGTTGCGACCAGCGGTAGAAGTTTTGGAGCGATAAACTGGCATAAATGTTATTCCTATAATTTTGTCAAACTTGACATGAATGAAATTTGTTCGGTTATTTTAGCATTGTTTGACGCGCTTTGGACAGCTTTTTAGCCGAACTTTGCGCTAATTCCGACCCAACCAAAAGTTTGCCAAATTTTCTCGTTATATAATAATTTATTGGCTTTTCATATATAATTACAAAGTTGATACAAGTTAAAATATAAGCATATTTATTATTATAAATCAATAAGTTATGATAATTTATTATCAATAAATGACTGCCAAATTCATCATCAATATATCGGAAAATTTGCAATATCAAGCAAATCTTGCTAGGCTGTTTGCCAAACATGATTGATTTTTAATTGTATTTTTCTGTGCAAAAGGAAATGGGGATCACCCCGATTGCGCGAAATTGACATCATGGGAGATATGGTCTGACAGCTTTGAAATAATACTGCGTTAAGCTTGCTTGTTGCACTGCTTGTACAACTTCGCTCGTTTTATTTCAAATTTGTCTGACTTAAAGTGTTTAACCAGTCAAATAATACAACTAAAAATCCATCCCAACAAAGTGCTTTTTGATAAAGGATGAGATTTATGAATCAAACCGATAAATCGACACAAAGCCATGATGAAAAAATCATGCAAGCAGGCGTGAATATCAGCCGTTTTGGGATTTTCCCCAAGGTAAGTGTGCCTGTGTTTGCCATTTCTGCGGCGCTGATCATTGTGTTTATGCTGTATGGCGCGCTGTTTAGTGATCATGCTGGCTGGCTGTTCGGACATCTGCAGTCGTGGATCAGTACACATTTTGGCTTTGCACTGATTATTTTATTTAATATTGCTTTGGTGTTTTGCTTATATTTGGCGATGAGTCATTATGGTGATATTCGTCTAGGGCATCAGACAGAAACGCCGCAGTATAGCTTTGGCTCTTGGATTGGGATGTTGTTCTCGGCAGGGATTGGTATTGGGCTTTTGTACTGGGGTGTGGCTGAGCCTTTATACCACTTTGTCGCACCACCAGTGGCACAGGCACAGACGGTAGAAGCAGCTAAGCAAGCGATGACGATTTCATTTTTGCATTGGGGGTTGCACGCGTGGGCGGTTTATGCGGTGGTGGCGTTATCCTTGGCGTATTTTCATTATCGTCGTGGCTTACCATTGTCGGTGCGTTCGGTGCTGTTTCCGATTTTGGGTAAGCGGATATATGGTGGCTGGGGACATACGGTTGATATTTTGGCGGTATTTGGCACTATGTTTGGTGTGGTGACAAGCCTTGGTCTTGGGGTGATGCAGCTTGAGACAGGGCTTGTGCAGATGTTTGGCATGACGCCGAGTATGACACTTAAGGTGGCGTTGATTGCAGGTATCACGGCGTGCGCGGCTGTCTCAGTCATGGCAGGTCTGGATAAAGGGGTGAAGCGTCTGAGCGACTTTACCATTATTGTGACCTTACTGCTGCTTGGTTTTATGGTGGTGATGGGGCCGACGCAGTTTATCTTTGATAGCTTTGTCGAAAATGTCGGTAATTATGCAGGTAATCTGATCACACTTGGTCTATGGAACGAAGCCTATAGCGAAAGCAACTGGCAGGCGAGTTGGACAGTGTTTTATTGGGCGTGGTGGGTGAGCTGGTCGCCTTTTGTTGGCGTGTTTATTGCTCGTATTTCTCGTGGTCGAACGATTCGTGAGTTTTTGTTTGGTGTACTGTTTGTGCCGATGCTGCTACTGTTCTTTTGGTTTACGGCATTTGGTGGTGTGGCGGTGCAGATGGAGCTGAGTGGTAACTTTGGCTTGGTCGAAGCGGTGCAGGCGGATTATGGCAGTGCGATTTTTAAGCTGATTGAATATTATCCATTCACCAAAGGCTTGATGGTGATTATCTTGATGATGATTGTGCTGTGGTTTGTGACATCAGCGGATAGTGCCAGTCTTGTCGTGGATATGCTGACCGCAGGTGGTGATACCAATTCGACAAAGATTCAGCGACTATTTTGGGTGACTTCCGAAGGCTTGATGGCAGTGGTGCTACTGGCTGCAGGTGGACTGACGGCACTACAGGCAGCAGCGATTGTGGCAGGCTTACCGTTTGCCATCGTGGTGCTGGTGATGATGTATGCGCTGCTACGAGGCTTAGGTCGAGATCGTTTGACCTTGTACCGCAAAGGGCAATGGTACATCACCCAGGAATCAGCTGATCATAACTCTGCTGATGAGATGGTCGATGAGCATCTACTCAAAGGCCCATTGGCACTGCCCAAAGACGAAGAAGATAAATAAGCGAAAAAGACAGCCGAATTAACTTTGAGCTGTCTTTTTTTGAACTAATGATGCGTAATTAATAATGCGTATTAACACTTGCCAAGACAGTTTCTACGATACGCTCGTGTAGGTACTGCAATTTGATCGGTGAGTCATGCTTGATGGTATTGATCGCGTGTGTGGTGGCAAGTGCATGAGCATTTGGCAGCTGTATAAAGGTTGCTGTAGGCTCAATGATGAGTGATTCGCCAGATAAATCATGGCTAATCAGGGTGAATTTTGGGTTTTTGTGCAGGACATTGACCAAGCCTGCCAACTGCCATTTTTGGGCTTCGGCTTCGATCATCGCAGATGGCTCGTTGCCATACAGTGCTTGCGAAGATTTGGCAGTATTGGTAAAGCTGATGTGCAGAGCAACTGGCAGGCTATCGCAAACGATGACAGCCGTGCCGGTGATTTTGATATGATGAGCTGGACGAATGGTGCCAGAGGGCAGTCCAAGCAGGGCATTTGCTTGCTCAGCAGTGGTTTTTTGATTGATTTTTTTGAGCAAATCAGCCGTCAAAGGATGCTCTGCCTTGATCTCATCTGCCAAGCTGTCATAGTGAGCCAAAAACATCTGCGGCAAATCCATGTCATGTTTGACGATGATATTTTTGACATTATGCACACGAAAGACAAGCGATTCATCATCAAACAAGCTTTGTAATACAAACTGTGGTAAATCGGTGGTTTCGGCGGTTTGGCTCATGATGGTTGATACTACGAAAGCAAAAAATCTTACTATATCATATTTTTATAAAATCGTGTTAAAATGTCGTTAAATCCCCGAAAATCAAGGAGCTAATGATGCCAGCTGTATATGATGAGAATAATATTTTTGCCAAGATTTTGCGTGGTGAAATCCCTTGCCACAAGGTCTATGAAGACGACAAAACGCTTGCCTTTATGGATATCATGCCAGTAGATACCGGTCATGTGCTCGTCATTCCAAAGTGCCAAGCGGTTGAGCTGTCAGATTTGCCTTGTGAATACGCCTGTGCGGTGTTTAAGACCGCCCAAAAAGTGATGACGGCACAGCGTGCGGTGCTTGGCGTACAAGGCATCACCCAGATGCAGCTAAATCACTCAGATGCAGGTCAGTCGGTGTTTCATTATCATATGCACCTTGTGCCGACGCATTTTAGTGCCTTTGCTCATCACGAAAGCAAGATGGGCGACCAAGATGAACTTGCCAAATTGGCAGAGCAGCTACGCACCGCCATTGGTGAATAATCGCCAAATAACTCTTTTCTCATAAAAGTGTTTATCAAAAAAGCAAAAAGCCAACAAATCACTGTGTTGGCTTTTGTTTTGCTGGTTGTATGGCTGAATCAACCCACAAACGCACGCTCAACCACATAATCGGCAGGCTCGCCCATGCGTGGTGAGATGGTGAGACCAAAGCTATCCAAGATAGCGCAAGTGTCGTTGTTCATCGCCATGCTACCGCAAATCATCACACGGTCGTCATCTTTGTTCATCACAGGCAGACCGATGTCTTCAAACAGCTTACCTGATTTCATCAAGTCAGTCACACGACCGGTGTTTTTGAACTCATCACGGGTGACGGTTGGGTAATAGATGAATTTTTCACGCACCCACTCGCCAAAGACTTCATCATTTGGCAATTCATTTTCAAAGAAATCACGATACGCCAAATCATCGACATGACGCACGCCATGCACTAGGATGACTTTTTCAAAGCGTACATAGACTTCAGGGTCACGGCATAGCGACAAGAAAGGCGCAAGACCTGTACCTGTAGCGAGCATATACAGATGCTTACCCGGGAGTAGGTCATCTAGCACGAGCGTGCCCGTTGGTTTTTTGCTGATAAGTAGCTCATCGCCAACTTTGATATGCTGTAGGCGAGAAGTGAGTGGGCCATCAGGAACTTTGATTGAGAAAAACTCCAGCTCTTCTGCCCAGTTTGGACTGGCGATAGAATAAGCGCGTGCCAATGGCTTGCCATCGACCATGATACCAATCATCACAAACTCACCATTGCGAAAACGCAAGCTGTCGCCACGAGTGGTCTTGATGGTGAATAGGCTATCATTCCAATGATGCACATAAGTGACGGTTTCTGTGATAAACTTTGACATAATAATCTCTTATTATTGGATACTTGGCAATGGATATGCCAATGATTGAAATTTTGGCTATAATAGCGAGTTTTTACCCAATGGTTTAGGGTAAATTTGGAATAAGCACCGTTTATTTTAGCATAAATAAGAAAAATTCTCTATGACTACTGTTCAATTACCCATCATCGGACATCATCGCTCGCCACTGGTGCAAAAATTTGGCGCACCAAGACAGCCTAATCTTGTCGAAGTGGCAAGTGTGATTGAGTTTGTGCCGCCGTATGATACGCCGTCCGCTTTTGTTGGGATTGAGAAATTCAGCCATCTGTGGGTGATGTGGCAGTTTCATCAGAATAAATCACAGGATAATTTTCGCCCGCAGGTACGTCCACCCCGTTATGGTGGCAATGATAAGGTGGGCGTGTTCGCCACTCGCAGTATGTATCGCCCGTCAGCGCTTGGTTTGTCGGTGGTGCGACTGTCTCGAGTGGAGATTATCCAGTATCGGGTGCGGCTGCATATCATCGGTGCAGATATGGTTGATGGCACGCCGATTGTCGATATCAAGCCGTATCTGCCCTTTGTTGATAGTGTACCTGATGCTATCAGTGGTGAGATTGATGTGCCGATGACCAAGATGGTGCAGATGTCAATGCAGGCGAGCCATGAGTTTGATAGGCTTTGTAAAGATAATAAACTCACCATAGCAGATAAAAATATTATCCAAAATCTCATCGCCCAAGACCCACGAGTGGCATACCGTCAAGCTGAAATCGAAGTGGTCAGCACCATGCGTTATGGCGCGGTGGATGTGGATTTTTGGATGGATAAAATGGGTGTGATGGTTATCACGGGTTTGCGAGTGGTGGATGAATAGCGGTGGCGAACAAGCAAAATTAAGACAACAAAAAAGCCCTTATCGCTGATAAAGGCTTGATAATACGGTGGTGCCCGGGGCCGGACTTGAACCGGCACGCTCAAAAGAGCGAGGGATTTTAAATCCCTTGTGTCTACCAATTTCACCACCCGGGCATTTATTACTTGTTTTTATGTTTTTTACATCATCACGCAAAAACATAAAACAAGCTGGTAAACTAAAAAAATGGAGGCTGGAGTCGGAATCGAACCGGCGTACACGGAGTTGCAGTCCGCTGCATGACCACTCTGCCATCCAGCCATTAAGTGCTAGCTATATTACCAAAAATTTTCAAAAACACAAGCGAAATTTTCAAATTTTGACAAAAAAACGCAAATTTGCAGGATTTGTCAGTGCTTTGTACACAAAAATTACTAAAAAGCAAGACACATTTTTGTCACCTAAGGCGAAAAAGCAAAAATATAGCCTGAAATCACCAGAAAAAACATGCTATAATCAAAATATTTCTCTCATGCTGTATTGTTTGTATTGAGTGGCCTAATCATACTGCGATGTATCCAGTTTAACTTATATATTATAACAATTTATAAGGCATTGGGTGATGTTCTCAGTCAATAAATGCAGTTTTTATATACAATCATTCAGTTTCTATATTAATTAGAAGAAATTGCTATATTTTTAAAAAATTTAATAGAAATCGTTTTTTTTTTTTGAAATGTGGCAAAATGAAAAGCTTAGTGATATAGAACGATATTTTTTAACTTTAACTGATTAATTTTTATAATTAATTATAATCTAAAAGCCAATGTGAGATACTTATGAAAGTGAAATTTCAAGTGGCGATGATCGTTGCGCTGATGGCAGGTACTGGTGTACTGACTGCGTGCAGCAAGTCAGACGAGCAGCAAGCCGCCGCAGCCCAACAGCAAGCGCCAAAAGCGACCGTCGATATCCAAACCATTCAATTGCAGCCTGTGCCGATCATTCAGACCTTCGCAGGTCGTGTCGCGGCTGTCGAGACTTCTGAAGTCCGTCCGCAGGTGACAGGCATCGTCGATGAAGTGCTATTCCGCGAAGGGGCGATTGTCCAAGCAGGTCAGCCGCTGTATCGCATCAATGTGGACAGCTACACCAGTGCCATCGAGTCGGCGCGTGCAGCGATCGCCAGTGCCGAAGCTTCAGTGAACAATGCCAAGGCGTCGCGCGCATCTGCACAAGCGAACCTACAATCCCAAGAAGCAAACCTTGCGCAGGCGCGTGCAGATTTGTCGCGTTATAAAGAGCTGATCGAAGTCGAAGCGGTCTCTCGCCAAGTCTATGACCAAGCGATCACCGCAGTACGCACCGCTGAAGCGAATGTCGCTGCCGCGCGCGCTGCTGTTCAGCAAGCAGAAGCTATCATCCAAAGTTCGCAATCAGCCGTGCGTAATGCACAAGCAAGCCTAAGCGCAAGCGAGCTAGATGTCGGTCGTACCATCGTACGCGCACCGATCACAGGTCGTATCGGTATCTCGAATGTCACCGCAGGCGCACTGGTCTCAGCGAACCAATCGCAGTCGATGGTGACGATCAACCGACTGGATGAGGTGTATGTTGATATCAGCCAGTCATCAACCGATATGCTCAGATTGCGCGAAGCGGTCGAGTCGGGTCGTGCAGGCGCAGGTTCGCTAGAAGTGCAGCTACAGCTAGAAGATGGCACGATTTATCCTGACATCGGTCGTCTGTTGCTTGCCAATGCACAAGTTGATCAAGCCACTGGCGCGATGACCTTGCGTGCGGTATTCCCAAATCAATCGGGTAAATTAGTGCCAGGTATGTTTGTCAATGCTCGCCTTATCCAATCGGTAGTGCCAAGTGCTGCCTTGTTACCACAGAGTGCTATCACTCGCACCCCAAAAGGTGAAACCCAAGTCTATGTGGTGAATAGCCAAAACAAAATCGAAGTCCGTACTGTTACGACCGCAGGCACTTATAATGGTAATTGGATTGTTACAGGTGGTATCAATAATGGCGATCGGGTTGTGATTATTGGTGGCACCAAGGTAAAAGCAGATCAAGAAGTGGATGTCCGTGAATTGCCTGCCACGACCAATGAAGCCAATGCCAATACAGGTGGCGAACCATCAGCACAAGGTCAACAAGCACCGGCCCAAAATCAGCAAGCACCAGAACAGCAAGCAGCGGTACCGATGGCACGCCCAGCCGAAAATGCTCAGGCTGATACTGCTGAGGATAAAACAGAAGCTCAAAAAGCCAATTAACCCAATCAAATAGGTAAAATATGTCTCGTTTTTTTATTCATAGACCAATTTTTGCTTGGGTTATCGCCTTACTCATTATGTTGGTGGGCGTCCTGGCAATTAAAAATCTCCCCATTGAGCAATACCCCCGTATCGCACCGCCGACAGTGACGGTCAATGCCGTTTATCCAGGTGCTGATGCACAGACCATCGAAAACTCAGTGACGCAGGTGATTGAGCAACAGATGAAAGGCTTGGATGGTTTGATGTATATGTCATCTAGCTCATCTGCAAACGGTCAAGCAAGCGTTACGCTTACCTTTGAAAGTGGTACTGACCCTGATACAGCACAAGTCCAAGTGCAAAACAAACTACAATCAGCGACCAGTTCATTACCAGAAAGTGTGCAGCGTCAAGGCGTCTCGGTCAATAAGTCATCCAGTGGCTTTTTGATGGTTTATGGCTTTGTCTCAGAAGATGACAGTATGGATGAGGCGGATATTGGTGATTATCTTAATACCAATATTGTTGATGGTCTAAGCCGTGTCGAGGGCGTGGGCTCAGTACAGGTGTTTGGTTCATCTTATGCGATGCGTATTTGGCTAGATCCTGCCAAGCTACGCGCCTATAACCTAATGCCATCTGATGTCTCAGCGGCGATTCAGTCGCAGAATGTGCAAGTCTCAGCAGGTCAGTTGGCAAGCCTACCGACCAATAATGAGCGTGCTTTGATTAGTGCTAGTATTGGCGTTCAAAGCCTGATGCAGACTCCAGAAGAGTTTGAAAATATTCTGCTAAAAACTGATACCGCGGGGGCAAAGGTATATCTAAAAGATGTCGCCCGTGTGGAACTTGGCTCTCAAGATTATTCAAGTAACACCAAGTACAATGGCAAGACCGCTGCAGGTATGGCAATCAGCCTAGCATCTGGTGCTAATGCGCTTGAAGTGCGTCAGGCGGTCGAAGATAAGATGACTGAGCTGTCGGTCAACTTCCCAAAAGGCCTAAGTTATGTTGTGCCATTTGATACTACACCATTTGTCCGCTTGTCGATTGAGCAAGTTGTGCATACTCTACTTGAGGCGATTGCACTGGTATTTGTGGTGATGTTCTTATTCCTTCAAAACTGGCGTGCGACCATCATCCCGACTTTGGCGGTGCCTGTGGTGATTTTGGGTACATTTGCTGTGCTGTCCGTATTTGGCATGAGTATCAATATCTTGACCATGTTTGCGATGGTGCTTGCTATTGGTTTGCTGGTCGATGATGCGATTGTTGTGGTTGAGAACGTTGAGCGTCTGCTCGAAGAAAATCCGGAAATGTCCGTCATCGAAGCAACCACCGAATCAATGCGTGAGATTAGTAAAGTTGTTATCGGTATTGCGCTGATTTTGTCAGTGGTGTTTGTTCCGATGATTTTCTTTGGTGGCTCAACAGGGGTGATTTATCGTCAATTTGCTGTGACGCTGATTACCAGTATGGTGCTGTCGGCGATTGTGGCGTTGGTATTTACGCCTGCACTGTGCGTGTCGATTCTTAAGCGCAAAAAACACCATGATATTCAAACCCAAAAAGGCTTTTTTGGTTGGTTTAACCGTGCTTTTTATAAGGCAAGTAGCGGTTATGAAAAATTTGTTGGCAAAACCTTTAATGCCAAGCTGATTTATGTCGTTGTCTATGCGGCGATTATTGCTGTACTTGGCTTTTTCTTTGTGCGTCTGCCAAGCGCGTTTGTCCCTGAAGAGGACCAAGGCGTGCTATTTGCGATGGTGCAGATGCCAGCAGGCACAACCGAAGAGAAGACTTCAGCAGTGATGGACAAGGTTCGTCAGTATTATCAAACCCAAGAAGAAAAGAATGTCGAAAGCGTATTTTCGATTACTGGCTTTAGCTTTATGGGTAGTGGTCAAAACATGGGTATGGCGTTCATCAAGCTCAAAGACTGGAGCGAGCGTACGGGCGATGAGAATGCCGCGGCAAATATCGCCAATCGTGCCATGATGATGAATATGACCATTCCTGAAGCAAGTATGGTAATTTCAATGGCACCGCCTGCGATTATGGGTTTTGGTAACTCAAACGGCTTTAACTTGCAGGTTAAAGATAATGGTGGTGTTGGTCGTGAAAAACTACTCGAAGCGCGCAATATGTTACTTGGCATGGCGTCCCAAAGCCAAGTGGTGACAGGTGTCCGCCCTGGTGGTCAAGAAGATGCACCAAAACTAAAACTCAATGTTGATTATGAAAAGGCGGCAGTGCTCGGCATCCCTGCAAGCAATATTAACTCAACACTTGCAATGGCATGGGGTAGTAGCTATGTCAATGATTTCATTGACCGTGGCCGTATCAAAAAAGTCTATATGCAAGGTGAGCCTGATAGTCGTGTGATACCAGAAGATATTGGCAAATGGTATGTGCGTAACAACGATGGTCAGATGGTGCCGTATAGTGCTTTTGCAACGAGCGAATGGGAGTACGCTAGCCCAAGTGTCGTCCGTTATAATGGCGTACCATCGATGGAGCTATCGGGTAATGCTATCCCTGGCAAGAGCTCGGGTGATGCGATGGCTGAGATGGAGAATTTTGCCAAGCAGCTGCCTGAAGGTGTTGGCATCGAGTGGAGCGGCTTGTCTTTAGAGGAGCAAAAATCTGGTGGTCAAGCACCACTCCTTTACGCACTAGCTGTTGTGGTGGTGTTCTTGTGCTTGGCAGCATTGTACGAAAGCTGGTCAATCCCATTCTCGGTGCTACTGGTGATTCCGCTGGGTGTCTTGGGTGCGGTGTTGTTGACCAAGGTGCATGGGCTTAGCAATGATGTGTACTTGCAAGTTGGTCTATTGACCGTCGTGGGTTTGTCCGCCAAAAACGCCATTTTGATCATTGAATTTGCCAAAGAACTGCAAGAATCTGGTAAAACACTCAAAGAATCAGTGATGGAAGCGGCTCGTATGCGTCTGCGTCCGATCATCATGACATCGCTTGCATTTGGTATTGGTGTTGTGCCATTATACATCGCAAGCGGTGCAGGCTCGGGTAGCCAAAATGCTGTCGGTACGAGTGTACTTGGCGGTGTGATTACGGCGACATTATTGGGCGTGTTCTTTATCCCGATGTTCTATGTATGGGTGCGTACCTTGTTCCCATATAAACCAAAGCCTGTCGATACGACGCAACAGTAAGAGAGTTATTATGAAAACAACAAACCCTGTGCGCATCTTTGGTCTATCGCTATTGGCTGTCAGTATGGCTGCCTGTAGCACGATCCCAAAAAAGATCGATACCACAAAGCCTGTGGTTGCTGTGCCGAATGTGGATCTTGACCAAGCTTATGAAGTCTTGGATAAAGAAACGCTCAGCAGCGGCGAAGCGCCGAGTGTCGCATCAATGCGTTGGCAAGAATACTACACCGATCCGAAGCTAAAATCACTGATTCAACTGGCTTTGGACAATAACAAAAATCTAGAAAAAGCCGTACTGGCAGTGCAGTCAGCACGCGCGCAGTATCAGATCACCGAAGCAGGCAGCTTGCCGACAGTCGGTGCATCGGGCGGGGTCAGCCGCTCGGCGAATCATCGCACCGATGCCAATCCATCGACAGGCTATAATGTCAATTTGGCGATGAGTAGCTATGAGCTGGATCTGTGGGGCAAGGTCGCAAGCCAAAAAGAGCAAGCGCTGCATAACTATTTAGCAACCAATGCTGCCAAAGATGCGGTGCAAATTTCGCTGATCTCAAGTGTTGCCCAAGGCTATGCCAATCTTGCCTATGCAGTGGCTCAGCGTAAGCTTGCGGCAGCGACCATGCAGACGCGCGAACGCTCGCTGATGATCAACCAAAAACGCTTCGAAGCTGGTGTGGATTCACGCTCACCAAGCCTACAAGCCGAAAGCTCGCTTGAGCAAGCGCGTCTGGCGGTATATCAAGCTGATGCCAATATCTTGCAAGCGCGCAATGCCTTGCAGTTATTACTCGGTGCGCCGATCCCTGATGCGCTACTGCCTGATATTCTGGGCAATAATAAGACTGATGTCGATCCAATCACCGCGCAGACTTTGTTCAGCACAGGTCTGCCAAGTGAGCTGCTGTACTATCGCCCTGACATCGTCCAAGCCGAACACGCGCTCAAGGCAGCAGGTGCGAACATCAATGTCGCGCGCGCGGCGTATTTCCCATCGATCAGCCTTGCGACTA encodes:
- a CDS encoding BCCT family transporter produces the protein MNQTDKSTQSHDEKIMQAGVNISRFGIFPKVSVPVFAISAALIIVFMLYGALFSDHAGWLFGHLQSWISTHFGFALIILFNIALVFCLYLAMSHYGDIRLGHQTETPQYSFGSWIGMLFSAGIGIGLLYWGVAEPLYHFVAPPVAQAQTVEAAKQAMTISFLHWGLHAWAVYAVVALSLAYFHYRRGLPLSVRSVLFPILGKRIYGGWGHTVDILAVFGTMFGVVTSLGLGVMQLETGLVQMFGMTPSMTLKVALIAGITACAAVSVMAGLDKGVKRLSDFTIIVTLLLLGFMVVMGPTQFIFDSFVENVGNYAGNLITLGLWNEAYSESNWQASWTVFYWAWWVSWSPFVGVFIARISRGRTIREFLFGVLFVPMLLLFFWFTAFGGVAVQMELSGNFGLVEAVQADYGSAIFKLIEYYPFTKGLMVIILMMIVLWFVTSADSASLVVDMLTAGGDTNSTKIQRLFWVTSEGLMAVVLLAAGGLTALQAAAIVAGLPFAIVVLVMMYALLRGLGRDRLTLYRKGQWYITQESADHNSADEMVDEHLLKGPLALPKDEEDK
- a CDS encoding HIT family protein, which produces MPAVYDENNIFAKILRGEIPCHKVYEDDKTLAFMDIMPVDTGHVLVIPKCQAVELSDLPCEYACAVFKTAQKVMTAQRAVLGVQGITQMQLNHSDAGQSVFHYHMHLVPTHFSAFAHHESKMGDQDELAKLAEQLRTAIGE
- a CDS encoding ferredoxin--NADP reductase; the protein is MSKFITETVTYVHHWNDSLFTIKTTRGDSLRFRNGEFVMIGIMVDGKPLARAYSIASPNWAEELEFFSIKVPDGPLTSRLQHIKVGDELLISKKPTGTLVLDDLLPGKHLYMLATGTGLAPFLSLCRDPEVYVRFEKVILVHGVRHVDDLAYRDFFENELPNDEVFGEWVREKFIYYPTVTRDEFKNTGRVTDLMKSGKLFEDIGLPVMNKDDDRVMICGSMAMNNDTCAILDSFGLTISPRMGEPADYVVERAFVG
- the tsaA gene encoding tRNA (N6-threonylcarbamoyladenosine(37)-N6)-methyltransferase TrmO, with amino-acid sequence MTTVQLPIIGHHRSPLVQKFGAPRQPNLVEVASVIEFVPPYDTPSAFVGIEKFSHLWVMWQFHQNKSQDNFRPQVRPPRYGGNDKVGVFATRSMYRPSALGLSVVRLSRVEIIQYRVRLHIIGADMVDGTPIVDIKPYLPFVDSVPDAISGEIDVPMTKMVQMSMQASHEFDRLCKDNKLTIADKNIIQNLIAQDPRVAYRQAEIEVVSTMRYGAVDVDFWMDKMGVMVITGLRVVDE
- a CDS encoding efflux RND transporter periplasmic adaptor subunit, whose protein sequence is MKVKFQVAMIVALMAGTGVLTACSKSDEQQAAAAQQQAPKATVDIQTIQLQPVPIIQTFAGRVAAVETSEVRPQVTGIVDEVLFREGAIVQAGQPLYRINVDSYTSAIESARAAIASAEASVNNAKASRASAQANLQSQEANLAQARADLSRYKELIEVEAVSRQVYDQAITAVRTAEANVAAARAAVQQAEAIIQSSQSAVRNAQASLSASELDVGRTIVRAPITGRIGISNVTAGALVSANQSQSMVTINRLDEVYVDISQSSTDMLRLREAVESGRAGAGSLEVQLQLEDGTIYPDIGRLLLANAQVDQATGAMTLRAVFPNQSGKLVPGMFVNARLIQSVVPSAALLPQSAITRTPKGETQVYVVNSQNKIEVRTVTTAGTYNGNWIVTGGINNGDRVVIIGGTKVKADQEVDVRELPATTNEANANTGGEPSAQGQQAPAQNQQAPEQQAAVPMARPAENAQADTAEDKTEAQKAN
- a CDS encoding efflux RND transporter permease subunit translates to MSRFFIHRPIFAWVIALLIMLVGVLAIKNLPIEQYPRIAPPTVTVNAVYPGADAQTIENSVTQVIEQQMKGLDGLMYMSSSSSANGQASVTLTFESGTDPDTAQVQVQNKLQSATSSLPESVQRQGVSVNKSSSGFLMVYGFVSEDDSMDEADIGDYLNTNIVDGLSRVEGVGSVQVFGSSYAMRIWLDPAKLRAYNLMPSDVSAAIQSQNVQVSAGQLASLPTNNERALISASIGVQSLMQTPEEFENILLKTDTAGAKVYLKDVARVELGSQDYSSNTKYNGKTAAGMAISLASGANALEVRQAVEDKMTELSVNFPKGLSYVVPFDTTPFVRLSIEQVVHTLLEAIALVFVVMFLFLQNWRATIIPTLAVPVVILGTFAVLSVFGMSINILTMFAMVLAIGLLVDDAIVVVENVERLLEENPEMSVIEATTESMREISKVVIGIALILSVVFVPMIFFGGSTGVIYRQFAVTLITSMVLSAIVALVFTPALCVSILKRKKHHDIQTQKGFFGWFNRAFYKASSGYEKFVGKTFNAKLIYVVVYAAIIAVLGFFFVRLPSAFVPEEDQGVLFAMVQMPAGTTEEKTSAVMDKVRQYYQTQEEKNVESVFSITGFSFMGSGQNMGMAFIKLKDWSERTGDENAAANIANRAMMMNMTIPEASMVISMAPPAIMGFGNSNGFNLQVKDNGGVGREKLLEARNMLLGMASQSQVVTGVRPGGQEDAPKLKLNVDYEKAAVLGIPASNINSTLAMAWGSSYVNDFIDRGRIKKVYMQGEPDSRVIPEDIGKWYVRNNDGQMVPYSAFATSEWEYASPSVVRYNGVPSMELSGNAIPGKSSGDAMAEMENFAKQLPEGVGIEWSGLSLEEQKSGGQAPLLYALAVVVVFLCLAALYESWSIPFSVLLVIPLGVLGAVLLTKVHGLSNDVYLQVGLLTVVGLSAKNAILIIEFAKELQESGKTLKESVMEAARMRLRPIIMTSLAFGIGVVPLYIASGAGSGSQNAVGTSVLGGVITATLLGVFFIPMFYVWVRTLFPYKPKPVDTTQQ
- a CDS encoding efflux transporter outer membrane subunit, which produces MKTTNPVRIFGLSLLAVSMAACSTIPKKIDTTKPVVAVPNVDLDQAYEVLDKETLSSGEAPSVASMRWQEYYTDPKLKSLIQLALDNNKNLEKAVLAVQSARAQYQITEAGSLPTVGASGGVSRSANHRTDANPSTGYNVNLAMSSYELDLWGKVASQKEQALHNYLATNAAKDAVQISLISSVAQGYANLAYAVAQRKLAAATMQTRERSLMINQKRFEAGVDSRSPSLQAESSLEQARLAVYQADANILQARNALQLLLGAPIPDALLPDILGNNKTDVDPITAQTLFSTGLPSELLYYRPDIVQAEHALKAAGANINVARAAYFPSISLATNVGFSSSSLDNLLKSSAMGWSFGPSVSLPIFDTGARRANYEMAQIAQQSALASYEQSIQSAFKEVADVLATRATLGSQLESQYRLQRNYQQTYDIAFARFRSGLDNYLTVLDAERSLFSIQQSILQLELQSMLSQIQLYQVLGGGADLSAEQITAKNAQRDAMRTAELANQAQISTVQPQAVSTDATQIAQPAPSSIPVVEPVAK